One genomic segment of Capricornis sumatraensis isolate serow.1 chromosome 6, serow.2, whole genome shotgun sequence includes these proteins:
- the LOC138080729 gene encoding protein SPATA31F1-like, whose translation MLSQTFVLWDLGYPLYTYGSIFVIILIIWQVKKSYHGLTEHKRSCCRRHRKVRQRARDAASRARRHSRKEADKLWELLSLMRSQGWLPQEGAVRQILCADPCCQTCNTMALEIQQLLGENTLISPTSGDTSQRSSCLEVLSMSNVPFEQSLEHRSPHSKDLSVPSATLTVSQKSLAQSVAQSPSAAGIHDYWAEHLKLRQGFQVPEVPSGTEEPRISVNLQEIMQSNLSLICGNQVQQPLDLQVSLLPLKQEITTLTHPVALPMVTVLPAHLPFLSPEVLRLLEVHVKKWMHFQRWGLPRRVEESLRQLMPNPPLFYQTVYNQPVSFIHNNTSHFSVEKCGTILYQNWGSGMAGQPTQAFWVSEWCITDPEQRHLYQQIPSHKALALPSSALKELSGLYLMSGQQASDSVGPVQPKYSQLFCGLPSLHSESLVDTFLASQGLCNDESMSKPHLKDPFLLKDPKELSFLPLLPKTPTQATPLSSLSCQDCVAPSDHQQAHISVPFLTLDECEALEWHLLQRQLQLQWDLPDVFQRDQHVQSPMQCKPGDKAQSSETLKTSWSGQPVSVLTREPVFPQHTRRLLEYHLQRQLIHHRWGLPQKIQQSIQLLRSPTNQQTIPWSSTALDSVDGPQPTCLVATGADDPFSPIGDPLSVPMPHLFDKAKAILQGHITSRCGQIHQGNIPASVYRSWECIIPGGLEVTPFSCILESKPLELQAAADQDLQQEVIPGMPVALDQQQQVSPKAVVEHPKLPGVLSEAAIEKLEMTLRHKYLAFLSGLPALYCVSPSRVMAPATTSITSPAMVTEMVPEPVEFSTEPVTQVTSPEEQGPSPGPGFQESNEALSNTAEEFQADEQVEGVIEMLPIESQTEPERPSSLGEHILAKMNFHLRKKILEAQIGIPIKARESREQVVGTSEDVCTQESLESLNNQGQPLLQELPIPPDVPCAPDPEWLHLKEQLATELKVVHQKQKQPSCSIVPHGSVHGASSISVSEDMTEAQVLCVQLEASVNNPSLGEPWSPEPRSPEPHMPDKSKDSAQVPTLSEKRGEPGKPILVGDHGGGDAGFTLSSTRGKSHSVKGQRPEGILLNRTPRSPWQRRHCFHLDASCQHSPKHCPQPKLPELPPGGVPRGKDSQKKDLQDSQAKLSVTLKAAKVPEKAQPVVPQASQGQTFLGQLTVGKPLEGRALQGQVFQRQVVQGRTHTRPSLPEYGLRNKIKSLLHCVIPKRKGKGHEASISSASEKVASTRKENVEKSLAPAKSTKGLTKTEKTRGDRKAQFPPPEKQMGLAFMDVTHSPYSKPRHHSHSHQLHLASVLGTPRHCPRHCPRGACATQRKNSP comes from the exons ATGCTGAGCCAGACTTTTGTTCTGTGGGATTTGGGGTATCCCTTATATACCTATGGCTCCATCTTCGTTATTATTCTAATTATCTGGCAAGTGAAAAAGAGTTACCATGGATTAACGGAACATAAAAGGAGCTGCTGCCGG cGTCACCGAAAAGTCAGACAAAGGGCTAGAGATGCAGCATCGAGAG CTAGGAGACATTCCCGGAAAGAAGCTGACAAGCTGTGGGAGCTGCTCTCGCTCATGCGAAG CCAGGGCTGGCTACCTCAGGAGGGTGCTGTGCGGCAGATCCTGTGTGCAGATCCCTGCTGCCAAACCTGCAACACCATGGCTCTGGAGATTCAGCAGTTGTTGGGTGAGAACACCCTGATCTCCCCAACTTCAGGGGATACCTCTCAGCGCTCCTCTTGCCTAGAGGTTTTGTCCATGTCTAATGTGCCTTTTGAGCAGAGTCTGGAACATCGTTCCCCACACTCCAAAGACCTTTCAGTTCCGTCTGCAACCCTCACAGTGTCACAGAAATCCTTAGCCCAGTCAGTGGCCCAGTCACCTAGTGCAGCTGGCATCCATGATTACTGGGCTGAACATCTCAAGCTAAGGCAGGGATTCCAAGTGCCAGAGGTTCCCTCAGGGACTGAGGAGCCAAGAATTTCAGTGAATCTGCAGGAGATAATGCAGAGCAACCTCAGCCTCATCTGTGGGAACCAAGTCCAGCAGCCCTTAGATCTCCAGGTCTCTCTGCTGCCTTTGAAACAAGAAATTACTACCCTGACACATCCAGTGGCCTTGCCGATGGTCACTGTCCTCCCTGCCCACCTGCCGTTCCTGAGTCCTGAAGTCCTGAGACTTCTTGAGGTCCATGTGAAAAAATGGATGCATTTCCAGAGGTGGGGGCTCCCCAGGCGTGTAGAAGAGTCCCTGAGGCAGCTGATGCCAAACCCGCCACTATTTTACCAAACTGTATATAACCAACCAGTTTCTTTCATCCACAATAATACTTCTCATTTCTCTGTTGAGAAATGTGGGACCATTTTGTACCAGAACTGGGGTTCAGGTATGGCCGGCCAGCCTACCCAGGCCTTCTGGGTTTCTGAATGGTGCATTACGGATCCAGAACAAAGACACCTCTACCAGCAAATCCCCAGCCATAAGGCTTTAGCCTTGCCCTCTTCAGCCCTTAAAGAATTAAGTGGCCTCTATCTAATGTCTGGGCAACAGGCCAGTGACTCAGTGGGCCCCGTGCAGCCAAAATACAGCCAGCTATTCTGTGGCCTGCCTTCTCTGCACAGTGAGTCGCTGGTTGACACCTTCTTGGCTTCTCAAGGCCTCTGCAACGACGAGAGCATGTCCAAGCCCCACTTGAAGGATCCCTTTCTCTTGAAGGATCCCAAGgaactctccttcctccctttgctGCCTAAAACTCCAACCCAGGCAACTCCACTGTCTTCTCTGTCTTGTCAAGATTGTGTTGCTCCATCTGATCACCAACAAGCTCACATCAGTGTCCCATTTCTGACTCTGGACGAGTGTGAAGCCTTGGAGTGGCACCTGCTGCAGAGGCAGCTCCAGCTTCAGTGGGACTTGCCAGATGTTTTTCAGAGAGATCAACATGTCCAGAGCCCCATGCAATGTAAGCCCGGTGACAAAGCCCAGTCTTCTGAGACTCTGAAAACTTCCTGGTCGGGGCAGCCTGTCTCAGTCCTCACAAGGGAGCCAGTCTTCCCGCAGCACACCAGGAGGCTGCTGGAATACCACCTCCAGAGACAGCTGATTCACCAccgctggggcctgccccagaaGATCCAGCAGTCCATCCAGTTGCTCCGGTCCCCCACTAACCAGCAGACTATACCCTGGAGCAGCACAGCCCTAGACAGTGTGGATGGCCCCCAGCCTACATGTCTGGTGGCCACTGGAGCTGATGACCCATTCTCACCTATTGGGGACCCACTGTCAGTCCCCATGCCACATTTGTTTGACAAGGCCAAGGCAATATTGCAGGGCCATATCACCTCCAGATGTGGGCAAATTCACCAGGGCAACATCCCTGCCTCTGTATATAGATCTTGGGAGTGCATAATTCCTGGGGGCCTGGAAGTGACTCCCTTCAGCTGCATCCTGGAAAGCAAGCCCCTGGAACTCCAGGCAGCAGCTGACCAGGACCTTCAACAGGAAGTTATACCCGGGATGCCAGTGGCCCTTGATCAGCAGCAACAGGTCTCACCAAAAGCTGTCGTTGAACATCCTAAGCTACCCGGAGTCCTGTCAGAGGCAGCCATTGAGAAACTGGAGATGACTTTACGGCACAAGTATCTGGCCTTCTTGTCAGGGCTGCCTGCTCTTTATTGTGTGTCTCCCTCCAGGGTCATGGCCCCAGCAACCACGTCAATCACGTCCCCAGCCATGGTCACAGAGATGGTGCCTGAGCCTGTCGAATTCTCAACAGAACCTGTGACTCAGGTGACCTCACCTGAAGAGCAGGGCCCAAGTCCTGGGCCAGGCTTTCAAGAGTCCAATGAGGCTCTTTCAAACACTGCAGAAGAATTCCAGGCTGATGAGCAGGTGGAAGGAGTAATTGAGATGCTGCCTATAGAAAGCCAAACAGAGCCTGAGAGGCCCTCTTCACTTGGGGAGCACATCTTGGCCAAAATGAATTTCCATCTGAGAAAGAAGATCCTAGAGGCACAGATTGGAATTCCCATAAAGGCAAGAGAGTCTAGGGAACAAGTTGTAGGAACGTCAGAGGATGTATGTACACAGGAGTCTCTTGAGAGTTTAAACAACCAAGGACAACCACTGCTCCAGGAACTCCCCATCCCACCAGATGTGCCATGTGCCCCAGACCCAGAGTGGCTCCATCTCAAAGAACAGCTGGCCACTGAGTTAAAGGTGGTGCACCAGAAACAGAAGCAACCCAGTTGCAGCATAGTACCCCATGGTTCTGTCCACGGGGCTTCCAGTATCTCAGTCAGTGAGGACATGACAGAGGCCCAGGTGCTTTGTGTTCAGCTGGAGGCCAGTGTGAACAACCCCAGTCTGGGGGAGCCTTGGAGCCCTGAGCCCCGGAGCCCTGAGCCCCATATGCCTGACAAGAGCAAGGACTCAGCCCAAGTCCCCACACTGTCAGAAAAGAGAGGGGAGCCAGGCAAACCCATATTGGTTGGGGACCATGGAGGAGGGGATGCTGGGTTCACACTCTCCTCCACAAGAGGAAAAAGCCACTCTGTTAAAGGCCAGAGGCCAGAAGGGATACTTTTGAATAGGACACCCCGCAGCCCCTGGCAACGGAGACATTGCTTTCACCTTGATGCTTCCTGTCAACACAGTCCTAAGCATTGCCCTCAGCCTAAACTCCCAGAGCTACCTCCTGGAGGAGTCCCTAGGGGGAAGGATTCTCAGAAAAAGGACCTGCAAGACAGTCAAGCCAAGCTCAGTGTTACCCTCAAAGCAGCAAAGGTTCCCGAGAAGGCCCAGCCTGTGGTGCCCCAGGCATCACAAGGCCAGACTTTCCTGGGCCAGCTCACCGTGGGTAAGCCATTGGAAGGCCGAGCTTTACAAGGTCAGGTCTTTCAGAGGCAGGTAGTGCAAGGCCGTACTCACACGAGGCCCAGCCTTCCAGAATATGGcctgagaaataaaataaaatctcttttgcACTGTGTTATACCgaagagaaaaggcaaagggCATGAGGCATCCATATCCTCTGCATCTGAGAAAGTGGCCAGcaccagaaaagaaaatgtggaaaaaagcTTGGCTCCAGCCAAGAGTACCAAGGGACTAACTAAGACAGAGAAGACAAGAGGGGACCGCAAGGCCCAGTTTCCACCCCCCGAGAAGCAGATGGGCCTGGCTTTCATGGATGTTACCCACTCCCCATATAGTAAGCCCCGGCACCACTCCCACTCCCATCAACTCCACTTGGCCTCAGTCCTGGGCACCCCCCGCCACTGCCCTCGGCACTGTCCTCGAGGGGCTTGTGCCACCCAACGAAAGAACTCACCCTAA